The sequence ACTATCAAACCTATGCGCTCACGCAAAGCGAGGCAGAGGAATACTCTCCCACAGGCAACTTTCGAGCAGCCTCCTATCAAAGGCACCAAGGCAAGAAGTTGCGTGAACGCTTCCATGCGTTCAGTTATTGGTGGTTGTCGAAAGCTATGGACAGTCATGACGTGGGGCGTGGGCGGGGCGGTGTGGAAGCAGCGCTGGAGCGCATACGTGCGCAGGTGCTCGTGCTGGGCATCAGTACCGACATCCTGTTTCCGCTTGCCGAACAGCAACTGCTGGCAAAGTACATCCCCCATGCACATCTGCGCATTTTGCATTCAGTATATGGGCACGACGCCTTCTTGATTGAAACCGATGCCGTCGAGCGCTTTTATTTCGATTGCTTTGCTCAAACTGAAAGTTGTTTGTTTCCTGTGTCATAGGTGAAGCTACCACTACATTTTCATTTACCATCTATCTCTTTCTTTCATCATAAATTCAACCAGCTATGAGTGATTTTCCTGTTCAAATTGGATTGTTTGGTTTCGGTTGCGTGGGGCAAGGATTTTACCGTATCTTTCAGGAGCAACAAAGTGAAGTACAGGCTCAAATACGGAAAATAGTAGTAAAGAACCCCAACAAAGAACGACCCATTGCTACCGGCAAATTTTATTTTCAAGCTCAAGACATACTCAACGACCCCACCATCCGCTTGGTAGTTGAGGCTATTGATGATGCCGAGGCGGCTTATCATATTGCCAAAACGGCATTGCAATCAGGCAAGCATGTGGTCAGTGCCAATAAAAAAATGGTGGCGCTTTACGGGAACGAGTTGCGAGCTTTGGCACACAGCCAGCAACGCACTTTCCTCTATGAGGCAGCCGTAGCCGGAAGCATACCTATCCTGCAGCTGCTGCAGCACTACTACCGCTATGACCGCATCGAATGGTTGCGCGGCATCATCAACGGCTCTACCAACTTTATCCTTAGCAAGATGCATAGCGAAGGAGTTACCTACGAAGCTGCCCTACAGGAGGCGCAAGCCTTGGGCTTTGCCGAATCAGACCCCACGCTGGATGTCGAAGGCTTCGATGCCGTCTATAAACTCAGCATCTTACTGTATCATGCTTTTGGCATAGAGGCATCGCCCGAGCAGCTTTTACGCCAAGGCATTCATCATCTCGACCCACTAACTACTGGCTACTGTACACGAAAAAAATACCGTATAAAGCTGCTTGCCCAAGCATATGAACGTAGCGACGGCAGCCTTACTGCCTTTGTACTTCCTGCCCTTTTGCCTGTTCAGGACCCCTTGGCAAGCGTAGAGCAAGAAGAAAATGCCATAGAACTAAGCTTACGCTATGCCCATCGGCAGTTATTGCGCGGCAAAGGCGCTGGCAGCACGCCCACCGGCGCCGCAGTGATGGCAGACGTAGCGCGCGTGTTGAAAGGGTATATAGCCACCGGCAAGGTGAACATTAAGCGCTATTTCTACGAAGAAGAGATGCTTCCCTTGTGGGTAAGCGGAAACAGTAGCGCCCGCCGAGTGCTGCAGCATTTCCCTTTTCATGAGCTGCACGCGCAAATAAGCGATGCCTTTGGCTTTGCCTTCGAAGGATATGCCCGTTATGACCAAGTGCGCGATTTCCTGCAAAAACATCCTCAAACAGGCATCTTTGTGGCATACCATCCACAGCTCACGCGACAGAGAGTAAAGCAAGCGAGCACCTTGCTATCCGTATAGTCAGAAAGCAAAAGGCAGCACACACAAGGGAAGGCATGCAGCAAAAGGACAGTCGCCTTGCTTGGCATGCCTTCTTATGCTTGTTTGCTTTGAGGATACTCATTTCGATGCAAGCACCTCGCCAGTGCGGGATTGTGCATAGCTGCGCGCTGCCTGCACAAATTTCATAAACAGCGGATGCGGGTTCATCACTGTGCTTTTCAACTCAGGATGAAACTGCACAGCCACAAACCAAGGGTGGTCTTCTATCTCTACTATCTCTACCAAATTCTTATCGGGGTTGATGCCAGTTGCTCGCATCCCGTGTTTTTCAAATAACTCACGGTATTCGTTATTGAACTCATAGCGGTGGCGGTGGCGCTCACTGATTTTTGTTTTGCCATATGCCTGATACGCTTTGGAGCCCTTCTCCAGAACGCAGGGATATGCTCCCAAGCGCATGGTTCCTCCCTTGTCTTGAATATGTTTTTGCTCTTCCATCAGATGAATCACCGGATGAGGCGTTTCGGGGTTTACTTCCGTGGTATGGGCACCTTTCAAGCCTACCACATGACGGGCAAACTCTACTACGGCACATTGCATCCCCAAACAGATACCGAAAAAAGGCACTTTGTTTTCGCGGGCATAGCGCACTGCCAACACTTTGCCTTCGATGCCCCGCTCGCCAAACCCCGGTGCTACCAAGATGCCGTCTAAACTGGACAGCTTGCTTGCTATGTTTTCTTCAGACAGATGGTCTGACTGCACCCAGCGAATATTGACCTTGCATTCATTGTAAGCGCCGGCATGTACGAAAGCTTCTACAATGGATTTATAGGCGTCGCGCAGCTCTACATACTTGCCTACCAAGCCTATATTGACCGAAGAAGTGGGGTTTTTCAGCTTGCCCAAAAACTGTTTCCATGCTTCCATGTCGGGCTCGCGCTTGTGAGGCAGCTTAAGTTTGATAAGCACCCGTTCATCGAGTTTTTCCTTCAGCATCAACAAAGGCACATCATAGATGGTATCGGCGTCGATGGCTTCAATCACCGAATTGACATTCACATTGCAGAACAGGGCTATTTTTTTTCTTATTTCGGTCGGAAGGGGATATTCTGTGCGGCAAACGAGTATATCGGGCTGAATGCCTGTTTGCAGCAGTTCTTTGACCGAGTGCTGTGTGGGTTTGGTTTTCAGCTCGCCCGCCGATTTCAAGTAAGGGACCAGCGTCAAATGCACGACCAGCGAGTTGTTGAAGCCTACCTCCCAACGGAACTGACGCAGTGCCTCCAAAAAAGGAAGCGACTCTATGTCGCCCACGCAACCGCCTATTTCAGTAATGACAATGTCGTAATTCCCGGTGTCGGCAAGTTTACGGAAGTTGGCTTTAAT comes from Thermonema lapsum and encodes:
- a CDS encoding homoserine dehydrogenase; translation: MSDFPVQIGLFGFGCVGQGFYRIFQEQQSEVQAQIRKIVVKNPNKERPIATGKFYFQAQDILNDPTIRLVVEAIDDAEAAYHIAKTALQSGKHVVSANKKMVALYGNELRALAHSQQRTFLYEAAVAGSIPILQLLQHYYRYDRIEWLRGIINGSTNFILSKMHSEGVTYEAALQEAQALGFAESDPTLDVEGFDAVYKLSILLYHAFGIEASPEQLLRQGIHHLDPLTTGYCTRKKYRIKLLAQAYERSDGSLTAFVLPALLPVQDPLASVEQEENAIELSLRYAHRQLLRGKGAGSTPTGAAVMADVARVLKGYIATGKVNIKRYFYEEEMLPLWVSGNSSARRVLQHFPFHELHAQISDAFGFAFEGYARYDQVRDFLQKHPQTGIFVAYHPQLTRQRVKQASTLLSV
- a CDS encoding CTP synthase, which codes for MGTQTKYIFVTGGVTSSLGKGIIASSLAKLLQARGFSVTIQKFDPYINVDPGTLNPYEHGECYVTDDGAETDLDLGHYERFLNIATSQANNVTTGRIYYSVITKERQGAYLGKTVQVVPHITDEIKANFRKLADTGNYDIVITEIGGCVGDIESLPFLEALRQFRWEVGFNNSLVVHLTLVPYLKSAGELKTKPTQHSVKELLQTGIQPDILVCRTEYPLPTEIRKKIALFCNVNVNSVIEAIDADTIYDVPLLMLKEKLDERVLIKLKLPHKREPDMEAWKQFLGKLKNPTSSVNIGLVGKYVELRDAYKSIVEAFVHAGAYNECKVNIRWVQSDHLSEENIASKLSSLDGILVAPGFGERGIEGKVLAVRYARENKVPFFGICLGMQCAVVEFARHVVGLKGAHTTEVNPETPHPVIHLMEEQKHIQDKGGTMRLGAYPCVLEKGSKAYQAYGKTKISERHRHRYEFNNEYRELFEKHGMRATGINPDKNLVEIVEIEDHPWFVAVQFHPELKSTVMNPHPLFMKFVQAARSYAQSRTGEVLASK